The Bacteroidia bacterium genome includes a window with the following:
- a CDS encoding rhodanese-like domain-containing protein: MSTIIDVRTPQEYMGGHVAGSINIPLNELPMHVEQIKNMPKPIVLCCASGMRSGQAAMFLKQYGIDCINGGSWLDVQARL, encoded by the coding sequence ATGAGTACCATCATAGATGTAAGAACTCCCCAAGAATACATGGGAGGACATGTAGCAGGTAGCATAAATATTCCTCTAAACGAGCTACCTATGCACGTAGAGCAAATTAAAAACATGCCCAAGCCAATTGTGCTTTGCTGTGCCAGCGGAATGCGCAGCGGTCAAGCAGCTATGTTCTTGAAGCAATACGGAATTGATTGTATTAACGGAGGAAGTTGGTTAGACGTACAAGCTAGACTATAA
- a CDS encoding glycosyltransferase family 4 protein has translation MQTRKMLVICPYPERVAPSQRLKYEQYFDYFRQNGYEITVSPFMTMKFWNIVYKKGNLHKKVFWTIVGYLKRIRDLLRIRKYDIVFVTLWVTPIGPPIMERLFALLAKSLVYDIDDLIFLGHSSAANKIIAWMKGKRKMIVLMKHADHVITCTPVLDRFVRQYNPNTTDISSTINTDTYIPVNPYNNEKTLVLGWSGSHSTAKYLHLLTPVLQKLKQTHSFKLLVMGDENFKMEGLEIEALAWSEDKEIPTLQRMDIGLYPLPDEPWVYGKSGLKALQYMALGIPTVAQKLGPDHANHRVIEHGVSGFLADTHEEWLHYLTLLMDNPDLRKKIGTAARERVVKYYSIHANKDTYLNILNTVAAKRTKK, from the coding sequence ATGCAAACTCGAAAAATGCTGGTTATTTGTCCCTATCCTGAACGCGTAGCGCCTTCACAAAGATTAAAGTATGAACAGTATTTTGACTATTTTAGACAAAATGGCTATGAGATTACTGTATCCCCTTTCATGACTATGAAATTTTGGAACATTGTCTACAAAAAGGGTAATCTACACAAAAAAGTTTTTTGGACCATTGTAGGTTATCTTAAAAGAATTAGAGATTTACTGCGCATTCGCAAGTACGATATTGTTTTTGTTACGCTTTGGGTTACGCCGATTGGACCCCCTATTATGGAACGATTATTTGCTCTACTAGCCAAAAGCCTAGTATATGATATTGATGATTTGATATTTCTTGGACATTCTAGTGCTGCAAACAAAATTATAGCTTGGATGAAAGGAAAACGAAAGATGATTGTACTTATGAAGCACGCAGACCACGTAATTACTTGCACTCCTGTACTTGATCGTTTTGTACGTCAATACAACCCCAATACAACCGATATTTCTTCTACTATCAATACAGATACATACATTCCTGTCAATCCTTACAATAATGAAAAAACACTTGTTTTAGGTTGGAGTGGTAGTCATAGTACGGCAAAATATCTTCACTTGCTTACCCCAGTATTGCAAAAACTTAAACAAACTCACTCATTCAAGCTATTAGTTATGGGCGATGAAAATTTTAAGATGGAGGGTCTTGAAATAGAGGCTTTAGCTTGGAGTGAGGACAAAGAGATACCTACTTTGCAGCGAATGGATATAGGTCTTTATCCTCTACCTGATGAGCCCTGGGTTTATGGAAAAAGTGGCTTAAAAGCGCTTCAATACATGGCACTTGGGATTCCTACTGTTGCGCAAAAGTTAGGTCCCGATCATGCCAATCATAGAGTAATAGAGCATGGTGTTTCAGGCTTTTTGGCAGATACTCACGAGGAATGGCTACATTATCTTACCTTACTGATGGATAATCCAGATTTACGAAAAAAAATAGGCACAGCAGCTCGAGAAAGAGTAGTAAAGTATTATTCCATCCACGCTAACAAAGATACTTATCTCAACATTCTTAATACAGTTGCTGCAAAAAGAACGAAAAAGTAA
- a CDS encoding DUF6132 family protein, whose protein sequence is MLKKVFKYKLTLIGVVLGLAAGYGYYYYVGCAAGTCMITSNPLNSTLYGGLMGGLFFSLFEKEK, encoded by the coding sequence ATGTTAAAAAAAGTCTTTAAGTATAAACTGACCTTAATCGGAGTGGTTTTAGGTTTAGCCGCAGGATATGGATATTACTACTACGTAGGATGTGCCGCAGGAACTTGTATGATTACCTCCAATCCTTTGAATAGTACCTTGTACGGAGGATTGATGGGTGGTCTATTTTTTAGTCTTTTTGAAAAAGAAAAATGA
- a CDS encoding rhodanese-like domain-containing protein has protein sequence MLGFLKKLLGIGPKVDYAQLVAQGAKIIDVRTPTEYKSGHIQGSINIPLQELSKKAEKLSRDTPIITCCASGIRSASAKRILQSMGFKQVYNGGAWHSLENKIEG, from the coding sequence ATGCTAGGGTTTTTGAAAAAATTACTTGGAATAGGACCAAAAGTTGATTATGCACAGTTAGTAGCCCAGGGTGCTAAAATTATTGATGTGCGCACGCCAACGGAGTACAAGAGTGGGCATATTCAAGGTAGTATAAACATTCCCCTGCAAGAGCTAAGCAAAAAAGCTGAAAAGCTAAGCAGGGATACACCTATTATTACCTGCTGTGCATCAGGGATAAGAAGCGCATCGGCAAAGCGTATCCTTCAATCTATGGGCTTCAAACAAGTATACAACGGTGGCGCTTGGCATAGTTTAGAAAACAAGATTGAAGGATAA
- a CDS encoding aminopeptidase, which produces MKKVKLFFLTLLLLSSSLSFGQQAIVRNKKSGGYEFTVVKDLEATEVKNQMHTGTCWSFSGMSFFESEILRISKKKVDLSEMFIVRNAYLEKAEQYVRMHGLINFGQGGAFHDDFNIIKKYGIVPESVYSGLKPGETKYDHDEMYAVLSAMLKAIVNQKVLSPHWKEAVKNTIDAYMGTPPSEFEYEGKKYTPQSFAQSLGLNMDDYVVITSFTHRPFYTKFPLEVQDNWAMDVAYNVPLDEMMRILENSIMNGYTVAWASDVSEKGFSFKNGLAIVPVDESQIEKKGEDSQYFNNAGATKSGTPFDAPCQEKEITQEMRQKAFDNYETTDDHGMHITGLYKDQTGKKFYKVKNSWGTNNDNQGYFFASEAYIKYKTTNLMVHKDAIPKDIAKKLGLR; this is translated from the coding sequence ATGAAAAAAGTAAAGTTATTTTTTCTGACACTTTTGCTGCTAAGCAGTAGCTTATCCTTTGGGCAGCAGGCTATCGTTAGGAACAAAAAGTCAGGCGGATATGAATTTACAGTCGTAAAAGACTTAGAAGCTACCGAAGTAAAAAACCAAATGCATACAGGTACATGCTGGAGCTTTTCGGGTATGTCCTTTTTTGAATCAGAAATACTCAGAATAAGCAAGAAGAAGGTAGACTTGTCGGAAATGTTTATAGTGCGCAACGCATATTTAGAAAAAGCAGAGCAGTATGTGCGCATGCACGGTCTTATCAACTTTGGGCAAGGGGGTGCTTTTCATGATGACTTTAACATAATTAAAAAGTACGGTATTGTACCTGAATCTGTTTATTCAGGATTAAAGCCTGGAGAAACTAAGTACGACCATGATGAAATGTATGCTGTTTTATCTGCCATGCTCAAAGCAATTGTTAATCAAAAGGTTTTATCGCCCCATTGGAAGGAAGCTGTCAAAAATACCATAGATGCTTACATGGGAACTCCACCTTCAGAATTTGAATATGAAGGAAAGAAATATACACCCCAATCTTTTGCTCAATCTTTGGGCTTAAACATGGATGATTATGTGGTAATAACTTCTTTTACTCATCGCCCGTTTTATACCAAGTTTCCATTAGAAGTACAAGACAATTGGGCTATGGACGTAGCGTATAACGTGCCCTTAGACGAAATGATGAGAATATTGGAAAACAGTATTATGAATGGCTATACTGTGGCTTGGGCAAGTGATGTATCTGAAAAAGGTTTTTCCTTCAAAAATGGTTTAGCTATTGTTCCCGTAGATGAAAGTCAAATTGAGAAAAAAGGCGAAGACAGCCAATACTTTAACAATGCAGGGGCTACTAAGTCAGGTACTCCATTTGACGCACCTTGCCAAGAAAAAGAAATTACCCAAGAAATGCGCCAAAAGGCTTTTGATAACTACGAAACTACGGATGACCACGGTATGCATATCACGGGTCTTTACAAAGACCAAACAGGTAAAAAATTCTACAAAGTCAAAAATTCTTGGGGAACAAATAATGATAATCAAGGTTATTTCTTTGCTTCCGAAGCTTATATTAAGTACAAAACCACAAACCTCATGGTACATAAAGATGCTATACCTAAAGACATTGCTAAAAAACTGGGCTTGAGGTAA